A stretch of the Lactuca sativa cultivar Salinas chromosome 9, Lsat_Salinas_v11, whole genome shotgun sequence genome encodes the following:
- the LOC111907453 gene encoding uncharacterized protein LOC111907453: protein MDSMSNAILAHNVAFVAAQAMTYLAVESCRVQRFDDLERVHSSLVESEASLRSKVVDLSAMVVRLEDEKMYLVSGKSLLEDVHGVLEGQVESLTQENEDFAGLLGLGHLDVDGVRALCTFDDGEEGVGELGAGTGGDGVGGSGGNGAGGSSGDGVSRGGGDGVGGSGGVGAGGSGGDGVGGSGGEVV, encoded by the exons ATGGATTCCATGAGCAATGCCATTTTGGCCCACAACGTTGCATTCGTCGCTGCGCAGGCTATGACATATTTAGCCGTCGAGTCCTGTCGTGTGCAACGGTTTGACGATTTGGAACGTGTGCATTCTTCCCTGGTCGAGAGTGAAGCTAGCTTGAGGAGTAAGGTGGTGGATCTAAGTGCTATGGTTGTTCGGTTGGAGGATGAGAAAATGTATTTGGTTTCGGGGAAGTCGTTGTTGGAGGATGTGCATGGTGTTTTGGAGGGTCAAGTAGAGTCTTTGACCCAGGAAAATGAAG ATTTCGCTGGTTTACTTGGATTAGGTCATTTGGACGTTGATGGGGTGAGGGCATTATGTACATTTGATGATGGTGAGGAAGGTGTGGGTGAGTTAGGTGCAGGGACGGGTGGTGATGGTGTTGGTGGGAGTGGCGGTAATGGTGCTGGTGGGAGTAGCGGTGATGGCGTTAGTAGGGGTGGCGGTGATGGCGTTGGTGGGAGTGGTGGTGTTGGCGCTGGTgggagtggtggtgatggtgttgGCGGGAGTGGCGGTGAAGTTGTTTAG
- the LOC111907474 gene encoding laccase-2 — MALPSTFLPAFVFLTFCLCLYPHLASAKHGSTGVTRHYKFNIRMHNVTRLCQSKSIITVNRKFPGPRIIAREGDRLVIKVVNHVSNNITIHWHGIRQLRSGWADGPSYITQCPIQTGQSYVYNFTIIGQTGTLWYHAHVSWIRSTLYGPIVILPRRNTSYPFVKPYKEVPIIFGEWWNNDTEAVINQALQTGAGPNNSDAYTINGLPGPLYNNCSSPKETFRLKVKPGKTYLLRIINAALNDELFFKIANHTFTVVDADASYVKPFETDTIFITPGQTSNVLFKTKNLTSNAQFMMTARPYSTAAVGTFDNTTVAGVLEYISDTMSSSSNITSIKGLPLPTLPAINATAYVANWTNKFRSLGNSQFPVNVPQTVQNRYFFAVGLGSDPCPKNQTCQGPNGTKFAASINNISFTSPTIALLQARYFGKSNGVFTTDFPSIPLSPFNYSGTPPNNTMVSHGTKVVVLPYNTTVELVMQGTNIFGAENHPLHLHGFNFYVVGQGTGNYNSTTDPANFNLVDPVERNTVGVPSAGWVAVRFRADNPGVWFMHCHIEIHLSWGLRMAWAVMDGKLPNQKLPPPPSDLPKC; from the exons ATGGCTCTACCATCAACATTCTTGCCTGCTTTTGTCTTTCTCACATTCTGTCTTTGTTTGTACCCTCATCTTGCATCAGCAAAACATGGTTCAACGGGTGTCACTCGGCACTATAAGTTTAAT ATACGGATGCATAATGTGACGAGGTTGTGTCAAAGCAAAAGCATAATAACCGTCAACCGTAAATTCCCGGGACCAAGGATTATTGCTCGGGAAGGCGACCGATTGGTGATTAAAGTGGTGAATCATGTTTCCAACAATATCACTATCCATtg GCATGGAATTCGGCAACTTCGGAGCGGATGGGCCGATGGGCCATCATACATAACACAGTGTCCGATTCAAACCGGCCAATCGTATGTCTACAACTTCACCATTATCGGGCAAACTGGAACACTTTGGTATCACGCCCATGTTTCATGGATTAGATCAACCCTTTATGGCCCGATTGTCATTCTCCCTAGACGCAACACTTCGTACCCTTTTGTGAAGCCTTACAAGGAAGTCCCTATTATATTTG GAGAGTGGTGGAACAATGATACTGAGGCTGTGATCAACCAGGCCCTTCAAACCGGAGCTGGCCCGAATAATTCAGACGCTTATACCATTAACGGGCTGCCTGGACCTTTATATAACAATTGTTCTTCACCAAAGG AAACGTTTCGGCTTAAGGTGAAGCCTGGAAAGACATATCTCCTTCGTATCATCAATGCTGCCCTCAATGATGAACTCTTTTTCAAGATTGCAAACCATACTTTTACAGTTGTTGATGCTGATGCGAGTTATGTGAAGCCATTTGAAACGGATACAATCTTCATCACGCCGGGTCAAACGAGCAATGTTCTCTTCAAGACAAAAAACCTTACCTCCAATGCCCAATTCATGATGACTGCAAGACCATATTCCACAGCAGCTGTCGGAACTTTTGACAATACAACCGTTGCCGGAGTTCTTGAGTACATAAGTGACACCATGTCATCATCTTCCAATATTACTTCTATCAAAGGCCTTCCCCTACCTACACTACCGGCTATCAATGCCACTGCCTATGTGGCTAACTGGACTAATAAATTTCGTAGTTTGGGTAATTCGCAGTTCCCGGTGAACGTGCCACAAACTGTTCAAAATCGCTACTTTTTTGCGGTTGGACTCGGAAGCGACCCGTGCCCGAAGAATCAAACATGTCAAGGGCCGAATGGGACCAAATTTGCAGCCTCCATTAACAACATTTCCTTCACCTCACCAACAATCGCACTTCTTCAAGCCAGGTACTTCGGAAAATCCAACGGAGTTTTCACCACGGATTTCCCTTCCATCCCTCTGAGTCCATTCAATTACTCGGGTACCCCACCAAACAACACCATGGTTTCCCATGGCACAAAAGTGGTGGTGCTTCCATACAATACCACAGTGGAGCTGGTGATGCAAGGCACCAACATTTTCGGTGCAGAAAACCATCCTCTTCATCTTCACGGCTTTAACTTCTATGTGGTTGGTCAAGGCACCGGAAATTACAATTCTACAACAGATCCGGCCAACTTCAATCTTGTTGATCCTGTTGAAAGAAACACCGTTGGCGTGCCCTCCGCCGGATGGGTGGCTGTGCGCTTCCGAGCTGATAATCCAGGGGTGTGGTTTATGCATTGTCATATTGAGATTCACCTGAGCTGGGGGCTGAGAATGGCGTGGGCAGTCATGGATGGGAAGCTTCCGAACCAAAAGTTGCCTCCACCACCTTCTGATCTTCcaaagtgttga